The following proteins are co-located in the Trichormus variabilis 0441 genome:
- a CDS encoding class I fructose-bisphosphate aldolase, whose amino-acid sequence MTTTLLESNSIESLLGHEAEDLLTYKAKVSQDLLHLPGSDFIDRVWLNSDRNPQVLRNLQQLYSTGRLAYTGYLSILPVDQGIEHSAGASFAPNPIYFDPENIIRLAIAGGCNAVATTLGVLGSVSRKYAHKIPFIAKLNHNELLTFPNQFDQVLFADVEQAWNLGAVAVGATIYFGSEQSTRQIQEISQAFKRAHELGMVTILWCYLRNNAFKQDKDYHVAADLTGQANHLGVTIEADIIKQKLPENNNGYGAVAKATGQSYGKTNEKIYTDLTSDHPIDLTRYQVLNCYCGRAGLINSGGASGKNDFAEAVRTAVINKRAGGTGLISGRKAFQRPFEEGVKLFHAIQDVYLSPEVTIA is encoded by the coding sequence ATGACTACCACACTCTTAGAATCTAATTCTATCGAGTCATTGCTAGGGCATGAAGCAGAAGACTTGCTGACTTACAAAGCTAAAGTCTCTCAAGACTTATTACATCTACCAGGGTCTGATTTTATTGATCGAGTTTGGTTAAATAGCGATCGCAATCCTCAAGTCCTGCGAAATCTCCAACAGCTCTATTCTACAGGTCGTTTGGCATATACTGGCTATCTTTCTATTCTGCCAGTAGACCAAGGTATTGAACACTCAGCCGGAGCATCTTTTGCACCCAATCCTATTTATTTCGACCCAGAAAATATCATCCGTTTAGCAATCGCTGGTGGTTGTAATGCTGTCGCTACAACTTTGGGCGTATTGGGTAGTGTTTCGCGTAAATATGCACACAAAATTCCTTTCATTGCTAAACTTAACCATAATGAATTGTTAACCTTTCCCAATCAATTTGACCAAGTATTGTTTGCTGATGTAGAACAGGCTTGGAATTTGGGGGCTGTGGCTGTTGGTGCGACAATTTATTTTGGTTCCGAACAGTCCACCAGACAAATTCAAGAAATCAGCCAGGCTTTTAAGCGCGCCCATGAACTAGGAATGGTCACAATTCTCTGGTGTTATTTGCGGAACAACGCTTTTAAACAAGACAAAGATTATCACGTTGCAGCTGACCTCACCGGACAAGCAAATCATCTAGGTGTGACAATTGAAGCCGACATTATTAAACAAAAGTTGCCCGAAAATAATAATGGCTATGGTGCAGTAGCCAAAGCCACAGGTCAGAGTTACGGCAAAACTAATGAAAAAATCTATACAGATTTAACCAGCGACCACCCCATCGATTTAACGAGATACCAAGTACTCAATTGCTATTGTGGACGCGCAGGCTTGATTAACTCTGGGGGTGCATCCGGCAAAAACGACTTTGCCGAAGCAGTCCGCACCGCAGTTATTAATAAACGGGCTGGTGGTACAGGATTAATTTCTGGGAGAAAAGCTTTCCAGCGTCCTTTTGAGGAAGGGGTGAAACTCTTTCATGCTATTCAGGACGTTTATTTGTCGCCAGAGGTGACGATAGCTTGA
- a CDS encoding Uma2 family endonuclease has product MIATPSSSYISSEEYLKAEDSSSIRPAYRQEEIDAMAGASNTHVVISLNMASMLKNHLRGSGCQTYISATKVHIELLDIYYYPDVTVTCDQRDRTFNNFLRYPGLIIEVLSPNTEAFDRGEKFAHYRQIKSLQEYVLVSQNRQSVECFRRNSEGQWVLYPYGQGEEIHIASVDLRCAIAKVYEDVTFEVAQAAN; this is encoded by the coding sequence ATGATTGCAACTCCCAGTTCTAGCTATATTTCCTCTGAAGAATATCTCAAAGCCGAAGACAGCAGTTCCATCAGGCCTGCATATCGCCAGGAAGAGATTGATGCAATGGCGGGGGCGAGTAATACTCATGTAGTCATTTCTCTGAATATGGCTTCTATGCTGAAAAATCATTTGCGTGGAAGCGGATGTCAGACTTACATCTCAGCCACCAAAGTCCATATCGAGTTATTGGATATTTACTACTATCCCGATGTTACCGTTACTTGTGACCAGCGAGATAGAACATTTAATAACTTTCTCCGTTATCCTGGCTTAATTATCGAAGTCTTATCTCCCAACACCGAAGCCTTTGACAGAGGAGAGAAATTTGCTCACTACCGCCAAATCAAATCATTACAAGAGTATGTACTCGTGAGTCAAAATCGCCAAAGTGTAGAGTGTTTTCGCCGCAATTCCGAAGGACAATGGGTACTTTATCCCTACGGACAAGGAGAAGAAATACATATAGCTAGTGTAGATTTGCGCTGTGCGATCGCCAAGGTCTATGAAGATGTTACATTTGAAGTAGCTCAAGCTGCCAATTAA
- a CDS encoding polynucleotide kinase-phosphatase, with protein MKITIPELSLVVLIGASGAGKSTFARQHFQQFEVISSDFCRGLVSNDENSQSASRDAFDVLHYITTKRLAAGKLTVIDATNVQPEDRKTLLQMAKQYHCFAVAIVFDLPEELCHERNQQRSDRQFGSHVVRRHTQMLRRSLRGLEKEGFRYVHTLKSPEEIANVEIELQPLWNNKKHEHGPFDIIGDIHGCCDELEALLQQLGYEKSGGVENTVWNAPTYYHPQGRKAVFLGDLVDRGTRILDTVKLVRNMVTADTAICVPGNHENKLLRKLRGKNVKASHGLQQTLDEIAALPEAIRTPFTKELTDFLDSLISHYLLDDGRLVVAHAGMKQEMQGRGSGAVREFALYGESTGEIDEFGLPVRYNWAGDYRGEALVVYGHTPIPEAEWLNNTIDIDTGCVFGGKLTALRYPEKELVSVPAARVYCEPVKPLVENIVTRTSQQEFDDVLNIEDVLGKRIINTKLQPNITIREENAIAALEIMSRFAANPKWLIYLPPTMSPVETSSEPGYLEHPSQAFVYYQKQGITEVICEEKHMGSRAIVVVCRDLATAEKRFGVVDEGIGICYTRTGRRFFDEPGLETQLLARVNAALTASKFWETFNTDWVCLDCELMPWSAKAQGLIKGQYAPVGVASRLACNDAVELLQQASDRGLNITTQLTHYQQRAEMANQYITAYRRYCWNVTDIGDLKLAPFHILATEKAVHIDKDHRWHIEQITQICQSDPDLLLPTAYKVIDLTDPSSQAEGVHWWEKLTQVGGEGMVVKPMQFLVKGSRGIVQPAVKCRGQEYLRIIYGPEYSAPENLQRLRQRGLSLKRSLAMREFALGVEALERFVTHAPLRHVHECVFGILALESEPVDPRL; from the coding sequence ATGAAAATTACTATTCCTGAATTATCTTTAGTTGTCTTGATTGGCGCTTCTGGCGCAGGTAAATCGACATTTGCACGTCAGCATTTTCAACAGTTTGAAGTGATATCTTCTGATTTTTGTCGTGGGTTAGTTTCCAATGATGAAAATAGCCAGTCTGCTTCCAGGGATGCTTTCGATGTTCTGCACTATATAACTACTAAACGCCTAGCCGCAGGTAAATTAACAGTCATAGATGCAACTAACGTCCAGCCAGAAGACCGCAAGACTTTATTGCAAATGGCCAAGCAGTATCATTGCTTTGCAGTGGCTATAGTTTTTGACCTACCAGAAGAATTATGTCATGAACGTAACCAACAAAGAAGTGACAGACAATTCGGCTCCCATGTAGTCCGTCGTCACACCCAAATGTTACGGCGTTCTTTGCGTGGTTTAGAAAAAGAGGGTTTCCGTTACGTCCATACCCTCAAATCACCAGAGGAAATTGCCAACGTTGAAATTGAACTCCAACCATTATGGAACAACAAAAAACACGAACACGGCCCCTTTGACATCATCGGGGATATCCACGGTTGTTGTGATGAGCTAGAAGCTTTACTCCAGCAATTAGGCTATGAAAAAAGTGGAGGAGTTGAAAATACAGTCTGGAACGCTCCTACCTACTACCACCCCCAAGGACGCAAAGCGGTCTTCCTTGGTGATTTGGTAGACAGAGGGACACGTATTTTAGATACAGTCAAGCTAGTACGCAACATGGTGACGGCAGATACAGCCATCTGTGTTCCTGGTAATCATGAAAACAAGCTCTTGCGGAAACTACGGGGTAAAAATGTCAAAGCAAGTCATGGGTTACAGCAAACCCTAGATGAAATTGCAGCGTTACCAGAAGCAATCCGCACACCATTCACCAAGGAACTGACAGATTTTCTCGATTCCCTCATCAGCCACTACTTACTTGATGACGGACGCTTGGTAGTAGCACACGCAGGGATGAAACAGGAAATGCAGGGACGGGGTTCTGGTGCGGTGCGGGAGTTTGCTTTGTATGGTGAAAGTACTGGCGAGATTGACGAATTTGGTTTACCAGTCCGGTATAACTGGGCTGGAGACTATCGGGGTGAGGCGCTGGTAGTCTATGGACATACGCCTATACCTGAGGCGGAATGGCTGAATAATACTATTGATATTGATACAGGTTGTGTGTTTGGTGGCAAACTTACAGCTCTGCGTTATCCCGAAAAGGAATTGGTGAGTGTTCCGGCGGCGCGGGTTTACTGCGAACCGGTGAAACCTTTAGTTGAGAACATTGTAACGCGGACATCCCAACAGGAATTTGATGATGTTCTCAACATTGAGGATGTATTGGGTAAGCGCATCATCAATACCAAGCTACAACCAAATATCACCATTAGGGAAGAAAATGCGATCGCTGCTTTAGAAATTATGAGCCGTTTTGCTGCTAATCCCAAATGGCTGATTTACCTCCCTCCCACCATGTCCCCGGTAGAAACTTCCTCAGAGCCTGGATACTTGGAACACCCATCCCAGGCCTTCGTCTACTACCAAAAGCAAGGAATTACGGAGGTTATATGCGAAGAAAAGCACATGGGTTCACGCGCTATTGTGGTTGTTTGTCGGGACTTAGCAACAGCCGAGAAACGGTTTGGTGTGGTGGATGAAGGTATTGGTATTTGCTATACCCGCACAGGTAGGAGATTTTTTGATGAGCCAGGATTAGAAACACAACTTTTAGCGCGGGTAAATGCTGCCCTGACTGCAAGCAAATTTTGGGAAACATTTAATACAGATTGGGTATGCTTGGACTGTGAACTCATGCCCTGGTCAGCAAAAGCTCAAGGATTAATCAAAGGGCAATATGCACCAGTTGGTGTAGCATCACGCCTAGCTTGCAATGATGCCGTAGAATTATTGCAACAAGCAAGCGATCGCGGCCTCAATATTACTACCCAACTCACTCACTACCAACAACGAGCAGAGATGGCCAATCAGTACATCACTGCTTACCGTCGCTACTGCTGGAATGTCACCGATATTGGAGACTTAAAACTAGCCCCCTTTCATATCCTCGCTACAGAGAAAGCAGTACATATCGACAAAGACCATCGTTGGCATATAGAACAAATTACCCAAATTTGCCAATCAGACCCGGATTTACTCCTTCCTACCGCCTACAAAGTAATAGATTTAACTGATCCTAGTAGCCAAGCTGAAGGGGTACATTGGTGGGAAAAACTTACCCAAGTCGGGGGTGAGGGTATGGTTGTCAAACCCATGCAATTTCTCGTCAAAGGTAGTCGGGGTATTGTCCAGCCTGCGGTGAAATGTCGTGGACAGGAATATCTGCGAATTATCTACGGCCCTGAATATTCAGCCCCGGAGAACTTGCAACGTCTACGCCAACGAGGGTTATCTCTGAAACGTTCTTTGGCCATGCGAGAGTTCGCCTTAGGTGTGGAAGCATTAGAGCGATTTGTCACCCATGCTCCTTTACGTCATGTACATGAATGCGTATTTGGAATTTTGGCTCTAGAAAGTGAACCTGTCGATCCACGACTGTAG
- a CDS encoding serine/threonine-protein kinase, whose product MNHHMIGKILQARYQIVQNLGSGVFGQTYIAVDINYPHQPKCVVKQLKVNSFHSSQLDTIRLRFLTETETLKHLGQHPQIPNFIACFEENERFYLVQEYVAGHALTAELPIAQNWGSLWREDEVITFLEDALSILQFVHSQGVIHCDVKPENLIRRAVNGKLVLIDFGSIQSVNFGIDEQLSIYQVPATSLGYIPPEQFIGKTQINSDIYALGMIAIQALTGLEPLQLKIDPDSNEIIWRFADTPVSDYLAAILSQMIRYNFQERFQSAAEVLRVLQQMKWETSLPQLLQTQQIEYRQEPNSDQPSPLITGMKVGLAVNTLLMGLGTYSLLSTSPANTETEILYKATKEYQDGDLKRAIALAKLIPSHSNVYPDAQATIDEWQQQWQTAAKQYSLAEQALLESRWSDVFVAASEVPNISYWQSKVKDVVEKANVNIEAQTQNLLAKAYDKARAKDFSSALEYLRQIPQESSAGALVQQKLAEYNQKKQIRAAYFLHQARKQALAGNFNHAVNYLRKIPQGTPVYAQAQAKLNEYTQKLRPQIQKAKSLIAHNSVIQVGNVQSEIQLPEVNIR is encoded by the coding sequence ATGAACCACCACATGATCGGTAAAATACTGCAAGCACGCTACCAAATTGTCCAAAACCTGGGTTCAGGGGTATTTGGACAAACATACATTGCTGTAGATATCAATTACCCACATCAACCTAAATGTGTTGTTAAACAACTTAAGGTTAACAGTTTCCACTCTAGTCAACTAGATACAATCAGATTACGTTTTCTGACAGAAACTGAAACCCTCAAGCACTTGGGACAACACCCCCAGATTCCCAATTTCATTGCTTGTTTTGAAGAAAATGAGCGTTTCTACTTAGTACAAGAGTACGTCGCCGGACACGCTTTAACGGCGGAATTGCCAATTGCTCAAAATTGGGGTTCTCTGTGGCGCGAAGATGAAGTTATTACATTTTTAGAAGATGCTTTAAGTATTTTACAGTTTGTACATTCGCAAGGTGTGATTCATTGCGATGTTAAACCAGAAAATTTAATCAGACGTGCTGTTAATGGCAAATTAGTTTTAATTGACTTTGGTTCTATCCAGTCAGTTAATTTCGGTATAGATGAACAATTATCTATCTATCAGGTTCCGGCTACTTCCTTGGGATATATACCACCAGAGCAATTTATTGGTAAAACTCAAATTAATAGTGATATCTATGCTTTAGGCATGATTGCTATCCAGGCTTTAACTGGGTTGGAACCACTGCAACTAAAAATAGATCCTGATAGTAATGAAATTATTTGGCGTTTTGCTGATACGCCTGTGAGTGACTATCTAGCGGCAATTCTCAGCCAAATGATTCGCTACAATTTCCAAGAACGCTTTCAGTCTGCGGCTGAAGTGTTGCGTGTCCTCCAACAAATGAAATGGGAAACATCCTTGCCACAACTTTTGCAAACACAACAGATAGAATATAGGCAAGAACCTAATTCTGATCAACCATCGCCGCTAATCACAGGAATGAAGGTAGGACTAGCGGTTAATACCTTATTAATGGGACTGGGAACTTATTCATTGCTGAGTACTTCTCCAGCCAACACAGAGACAGAAATTTTATATAAAGCTACAAAAGAATATCAAGACGGCGATTTAAAACGAGCGATCGCTCTAGCTAAACTCATACCTTCTCATAGTAATGTATATCCAGATGCTCAAGCCACCATAGACGAATGGCAACAGCAATGGCAAACAGCAGCCAAACAATATTCCCTAGCTGAACAAGCATTACTTGAGAGTAGATGGTCAGATGTTTTTGTTGCTGCAAGCGAAGTTCCTAATATTTCATATTGGCAATCTAAAGTTAAAGATGTAGTGGAGAAAGCCAATGTCAATATCGAAGCCCAAACACAAAATTTATTAGCCAAAGCTTATGATAAAGCCAGAGCTAAAGATTTTTCCTCAGCATTAGAATATTTGCGTCAAATTCCTCAAGAAAGTTCTGCTGGTGCTTTGGTACAACAAAAACTGGCTGAATACAACCAGAAAAAACAAATTAGAGCCGCCTATTTTTTACACCAAGCTCGTAAACAGGCATTAGCGGGTAACTTTAATCATGCGGTCAACTACCTCCGCAAAATTCCTCAAGGTACTCCTGTTTATGCCCAAGCTCAAGCTAAACTCAACGAGTATACCCAAAAGCTACGCCCACAAATCCAAAAGGCTAAGTCTTTGATTGCTCATAATTCAGTTATTCAAGTCGGTAATGTGCAATCTGAAATTCAACTACCAGAAGTAAATATTCGCTAA
- a CDS encoding NAD(P)H-dependent flavin oxidoreductase, with translation MNSSVKTRILQPLRIGKHIARHPIIQGAMAVRVSGAKLAGAVANAGGVGVIASLGLGLDSPYFDKRKKRSFFTANRLALIDELAKARSISPDGVIGVNILVATKDYSVLAQTAAAQGADIIITGAGLPLALPEYTAAYPDVALVPSVANLEAAQLICETWQSRYHRLPDALIVENCQQVGGHFTQCEQVNIPGFSLELVIRQLRDYCQNHLGARIPLIVSGGISDRTDIDRMIAIGADGVQIGTRFVTTVECDADQRYKDYHLQAQPEDIVTVPSPVGKPSRALHNLFTEQVMSNSSNLEKRCIANCLETCLCRDHGKTYCLLQALAQAARGDVENGLIFSGANAGYTQDIISVPELMTELTQAHTIEVSSSDKY, from the coding sequence ATGAATAGTTCTGTAAAAACCCGTATCCTCCAGCCTTTACGGATTGGTAAACACATTGCCCGCCATCCCATCATTCAAGGGGCAATGGCCGTGCGGGTATCGGGAGCAAAATTAGCGGGAGCCGTTGCCAATGCTGGGGGTGTGGGCGTGATTGCTTCTTTGGGACTGGGTTTAGATTCGCCCTATTTTGACAAACGCAAAAAACGCAGCTTTTTTACAGCCAATCGCCTAGCTTTAATAGATGAACTAGCAAAAGCCCGTAGTATCAGCCCCGATGGGGTGATTGGGGTAAATATTCTAGTTGCTACCAAAGATTATTCTGTATTAGCCCAAACAGCTGCTGCCCAAGGAGCAGATATCATCATTACTGGTGCAGGATTACCCCTAGCTTTACCAGAGTACACCGCAGCATATCCCGATGTGGCACTAGTGCCGAGTGTGGCGAATTTGGAAGCAGCGCAGTTGATTTGTGAAACTTGGCAAAGTCGGTATCATCGTCTACCGGATGCGTTGATTGTGGAGAATTGCCAGCAGGTAGGGGGACATTTTACCCAGTGTGAGCAAGTGAATATTCCGGGATTTTCTCTTGAATTGGTGATTCGGCAACTGCGGGATTATTGCCAAAATCATTTAGGTGCAAGGATACCATTGATTGTGAGTGGAGGAATTAGCGATCGCACCGATATTGATCGGATGATAGCAATAGGCGCTGATGGTGTGCAAATTGGTACGCGCTTCGTGACCACAGTAGAATGTGATGCCGACCAACGTTATAAAGATTATCATCTACAAGCCCAGCCAGAAGATATTGTGACTGTACCAAGTCCAGTGGGCAAACCCAGTCGTGCTTTACATAATTTGTTTACAGAACAGGTAATGAGTAATTCATCAAACTTAGAAAAGCGATGTATTGCTAACTGTTTAGAAACGTGCTTATGTCGAGATCATGGAAAAACTTATTGCCTTTTGCAAGCACTTGCTCAAGCAGCCCGTGGCGATGTGGAAAATGGTTTAATTTTTTCGGGCGCAAATGCTGGTTATACCCAAGACATCATATCTGTCCCAGAACTGATGACAGAACTCACTCAAGCTCATACCATTGAAGTTTCATCTAGTGACAAATACTAG
- a CDS encoding tetratricopeptide repeat protein yields the protein MGSANNQGIGWWFLPKLTCYSLTLLLSAVLPSDAGGVTLRKQGLQIAQQPETTQQDAARAAAKRVFQEGMQLEQQGTGESLRQAIAKYQEALKLWQQVDDKLSEASTLNNIGLVYGSLGEKPEALKYYNQALPILRAVGNRGQEAATLNNIGLVYGSLGEKEEALKYLTQALPIGRAVGDRKEEAVTLSYIGGIYNSLGDKESALKYLNQALSILRVVRDKGMEASTLINIGRVYSDLGDKEAALKYLNQALPIGRAVGDKKIEARTLNDVGTLYSALGDKEAALKYLNQALPIIRAVGESRREATILHNIGGVYNSLGDKEEALKYYNQALPIRRAVGDTEGEIVTLSNMAALQHSRGNLQKAQTHIQSAIRIIEDLRAKIANEELRAAYVASVRAYYEFYTYLLMELQKN from the coding sequence ATGGGGAGTGCAAATAATCAGGGGATTGGCTGGTGGTTTCTACCAAAATTGACCTGCTACAGTTTAACTCTATTGCTGAGTGCAGTTTTACCCTCTGATGCTGGGGGAGTGACACTGAGAAAGCAAGGGCTACAGATAGCACAGCAGCCAGAAACCACTCAACAAGATGCAGCTCGCGCTGCTGCAAAACGTGTTTTTCAAGAGGGGATGCAGCTAGAACAACAAGGAACAGGAGAATCACTGCGACAAGCGATCGCAAAATACCAAGAAGCACTCAAGCTGTGGCAACAAGTTGATGATAAACTCTCAGAAGCTAGTACCCTCAACAATATTGGCTTGGTCTATGGCTCATTAGGAGAAAAGCCAGAGGCCCTCAAATACTACAACCAAGCTTTACCTATACTCCGTGCCGTTGGGAACAGAGGACAAGAAGCCGCCACCCTCAATAATATTGGCTTAGTCTACGGCTCATTAGGAGAAAAAGAAGAAGCTCTTAAATACCTCACTCAAGCTTTACCCATAGGTCGTGCAGTGGGGGATAGAAAAGAAGAAGCCGTCACCCTCTCCTATATTGGCGGTATCTACAACTCATTGGGAGACAAAGAATCAGCACTCAAATACCTCAACCAAGCTTTATCAATACTCCGTGTTGTGAGAGACAAGGGAATGGAAGCCAGCACCCTCATTAATATTGGTAGAGTCTACTCCGATTTAGGAGACAAGGAAGCCGCCCTCAAATACCTCAACCAAGCTTTACCCATAGGCCGTGCAGTGGGGGACAAAAAAATAGAAGCCCGTACCCTCAACGATGTTGGCACTCTCTACAGCGCATTAGGAGACAAGGAAGCAGCACTCAAATACCTCAACCAAGCTTTACCCATAATCCGCGCAGTAGGTGAGAGCAGAAGGGAAGCCACTATCCTTCACAATATTGGTGGTGTCTACAACTCATTAGGAGACAAGGAAGAAGCACTCAAATACTATAACCAAGCTTTACCAATACGTCGTGCAGTGGGGGACACAGAAGGGGAAATTGTCACCCTCTCTAACATGGCTGCCCTACAACACAGTCGGGGTAATTTACAAAAAGCCCAAACACATATTCAATCAGCTATTAGAATAATTGAAGATTTACGAGCCAAAATAGCTAACGAAGAACTACGTGCTGCTTACGTTGCCTCAGTCCGAGCCTATTACGAGTTCTATACCTATCTGCTGATGGAACTGCAAAAAAACTAA
- a CDS encoding Mo-dependent nitrogenase C-terminal domain-containing protein, which yields MTSVVQSPYSSEQIAAWLRGLLTIAWADGNFDEQEKASIASITQDELAPSIEWDSLEVITPEELAEVLGKNTPVAENFLRTAVMVAIADGTYSPSEDQVLHKLCQALGEPEDILEALRQTLIVKEPTHSPALIAPHAPPLEVLDPLRDWLDGLDIQDPRVARFLCKMIPSQCPFERDVTLFGRKIVHIPPLCKINPLYEQLVGLRFRALSYLADECKEDVSPYI from the coding sequence ATGACAAGTGTAGTTCAATCTCCCTACAGTAGCGAACAGATAGCCGCTTGGTTGCGTGGATTGCTGACAATAGCTTGGGCTGATGGTAACTTTGATGAGCAAGAAAAAGCATCAATTGCCAGCATTACGCAAGATGAATTAGCCCCTAGTATCGAGTGGGATTCACTGGAAGTAATCACACCAGAAGAATTAGCAGAGGTTTTGGGTAAGAATACTCCAGTAGCAGAAAACTTTTTGCGTACAGCTGTTATGGTAGCGATCGCAGATGGTACCTATTCTCCCAGCGAAGATCAAGTCCTGCACAAATTATGTCAAGCCTTAGGAGAACCAGAAGACATCCTGGAAGCCTTACGCCAAACTTTAATAGTCAAAGAACCAACACATTCCCCTGCACTAATCGCACCTCACGCCCCCCCTTTAGAAGTACTTGACCCCCTCCGCGACTGGCTAGATGGGTTAGACATTCAAGACCCCAGAGTCGCCCGTTTTTTATGTAAAATGATTCCCTCCCAATGTCCCTTTGAACGGGATGTAACCCTATTCGGACGCAAAATTGTTCATATTCCCCCCTTATGTAAAATCAACCCCTTGTATGAACAACTAGTAGGGTTACGTTTCCGCGCCCTCTCCTATTTGGCAGATGAATGTAAAGAGGACGTTTCGCCTTATATTTAG
- the obgE gene encoding GTPase ObgE: protein MQFIDQAQIEVEAGKGGDGIVAFRREKYVPAGGPSGGNGGRGGSVVFVAVENLQTLLDFRYKHIFKADDGGRGGPNNCTGASGKDLIVQVPCGTTIYDAETGDLLGDLTQPNQQLLIAAGGKGGLGNQYFLSNRNRAPEYSLPGLPGERKLLRLELKLLAEVGIIGLPNAGKSTLISSLSAARPKIADYPFTTLIPNLGVVRKPTGDGTVFADIPGLIEGAADGAGLGHDFLRHIERTRVLLHLIDATSDDVIRDYNTIEQELQAYGRGLSERMQIVALNKIDAVDRETVDLDALATQLNHLSHAPVFLISAVTRTGLEPMLQEVWGILDQVNALEEAEVFR from the coding sequence ATGCAATTTATCGACCAAGCACAAATCGAAGTAGAAGCTGGTAAAGGTGGCGATGGTATCGTCGCTTTCCGGCGTGAAAAATATGTACCTGCTGGTGGGCCTTCTGGTGGAAATGGCGGACGTGGTGGTTCAGTCGTTTTCGTGGCAGTAGAAAATCTGCAAACCCTGTTAGACTTCCGATATAAGCATATATTTAAAGCAGACGATGGAGGTCGTGGCGGCCCCAATAACTGTACCGGCGCTTCGGGAAAAGATTTAATTGTTCAAGTTCCCTGTGGAACCACTATTTATGATGCGGAAACAGGTGATTTACTTGGTGATTTAACTCAACCTAACCAACAACTACTTATTGCAGCAGGTGGTAAAGGTGGTTTAGGAAATCAATACTTCTTGAGTAACCGTAACCGCGCCCCAGAATACTCTCTTCCAGGATTACCAGGGGAAAGAAAACTACTCCGTTTAGAATTGAAATTATTGGCGGAAGTAGGAATTATCGGTTTACCCAACGCAGGTAAATCAACATTGATATCATCTTTATCGGCGGCGCGTCCGAAAATTGCTGACTATCCCTTTACAACCCTCATCCCCAACTTGGGTGTAGTACGCAAACCCACAGGAGATGGAACAGTATTTGCCGATATCCCTGGCTTAATTGAAGGTGCAGCCGATGGTGCAGGATTAGGGCATGACTTTTTACGTCACATTGAAAGAACGCGGGTACTCCTGCACTTAATTGATGCTACCAGCGATGATGTTATCAGAGACTACAACACAATTGAGCAGGAATTGCAAGCTTACGGACGGGGTTTAAGTGAGCGAATGCAGATTGTAGCCTTGAATAAAATTGATGCAGTTGATAGGGAAACTGTAGACTTAGATGCACTAGCCACCCAATTAAATCATCTTTCTCACGCCCCAGTTTTCCTAATTTCTGCGGTAACTCGCACCGGCTTAGAACCAATGTTACAAGAAGTTTGGGGAATTCTTGACCAAGTAAATGCTCTTGAGGAAGCAGAAGTTTTTCGCTAA
- the hetL gene encoding heterocyst differentiation pentapeptide repeat protein HetL, whose product MNVGEILRHYAAGKRNFQHINLQEVELTNASLTGADLSYADLRQTRLGKSNFSHTCLREADLSEAILWGIDLSEADLYRAILREADLTGAKLVKTRLEEANLIKASLCGANLNSANLCRCLLFQADLRPSSNQRTDLGYVQLTGADLSYADLRAASLHHANLDGAKLCRANFGRTIQWGNLAADLSGASLQGADLSYANLESAILRKANLQGADLTGAILKDAELQGAIMPDGSIHD is encoded by the coding sequence ATGAATGTGGGTGAAATTCTGAGACATTATGCTGCTGGCAAACGCAACTTTCAGCATATCAATCTGCAAGAAGTAGAATTAACAAATGCAAGCCTTACAGGTGCAGATTTGAGCTACGCCGATTTACGTCAGACGCGACTTGGTAAGAGCAACTTCAGCCACACCTGTTTACGAGAAGCAGACTTGAGCGAAGCCATTCTCTGGGGAATAGATTTGAGTGAAGCCGATTTGTATCGCGCCATCCTCCGCGAAGCAGATTTAACAGGTGCAAAGTTAGTCAAGACTCGTTTGGAAGAAGCCAACTTAATCAAGGCTAGTTTGTGCGGAGCTAATTTGAATAGTGCTAATCTTTGTCGTTGCTTACTCTTTCAAGCAGATTTACGTCCCAGTTCCAACCAGCGTACAGATTTGGGCTATGTTCAGTTAACTGGGGCAGATTTAAGCTACGCTGACCTGAGAGCGGCTTCTCTCCATCACGCCAATTTAGATGGTGCAAAGCTGTGTCGAGCGAATTTTGGTCGGACAATTCAGTGGGGAAATCTGGCGGCGGATTTAAGCGGGGCTAGCTTGCAAGGTGCAGACTTGAGTTACGCAAATTTGGAAAGTGCCATTTTGCGAAAAGCAAATCTGCAAGGTGCAGACTTAACAGGAGCAATTCTCAAAGATGCTGAACTACAGGGAGCTATTATGCCTGATGGTTCAATTCATGATTGA